The Bartonella sp. TP genomic sequence ACGGCTCCTTTATGGACGACACAATGGAAGATATTTTATACGCCAATGCCGAAATCGGAATGATGACAAAACTAGGCGCTGGCACCTCGTGCTATATGGGTAAATTACGCCCACAAGGCACAAAAATATCAGGCGGAGGCAAAAGCCAGGGCCCGGTGCATTTTGCCAGATTATTGCAAGAAACCGTTTCGGTAATCTCGCAATCTAATGTAAGACGTGGCAATTGCGCCATTTGGTTAGATATCGATCATCCAGATATTAATGACTGGCTAATGATTCGTTCTATTACCGACGGCGTGCATCATCCGATTCAACATCTTTCCTTTGGCGTTTGCATTAGCGACAAATGGATGCAGGAAATGCTGGCCGAGGAAAAAGGCGGCGAAAAGCGGCTAATAATGGCCAAGCTGATTAATCGCCGCCGCGCTTGTGGCTATCCATATATCTTCTTTAGCGACACAGTTAATAGAGCACGTCCGCAAGTATTAAAAGACAAGAATATTCCTATCCATGCTTCTAATCTATGCGCAGAAATCATGCTACCTTCTGGTGTAGATGAAAGCTTTGTTTGCAATCTTTCTTCGGTAAATGTTTTATTTTTTGACGAATGGCGTGATACCAGCTTGATAGAGGAAATGATCTATTTCCTAGACGCTATCATGACAGAATATATAGACAAAACCAAAGACATGCTCTTTATGCAACGCGCCCATAAATTCGCCACCAGATGGCGTGCAATTGGGCTTGGCACTTTGGGCTATCACTCTTACCTACAAGCCAAAAACATCCCATTTGAAAGTGCGGAAGCGCGCGAAGCGAATATAGCCATTCACGAACATATCGCCCGCAAATCACACGAAGCCTCTAGTATAATGGCGCAAGAATATGGCGAGCCAGAAGGTCTAATCGGCTATGGCAAAAGACATTTATGTCTAAATGCTATTGCCCCCACCACCAGCTCTTCTATCATTTTGGGGCAAATTTCGCCCTCTATTGAACCATGGGAAGCAAATTATTTTGAAAATGATAATGCCAAAGGTGTCTTTACCCAAAAGAATCTGATTTTAGAGCAATTATTAATAGCAAAAGGCAAAAATGACAAAGCCACCTGGCTTTCTATCCTACAACGAGCCGGATCGGTGCAACATTTGGAGTTTTTAAGCTATCTTGAGAAAAAAATCTTTCGCACCTTTATAGAAATTGACCCGTTTGAAATCCTAAAACAAGCCGCTGACCGGCAAAAATACATCGATCAAGGCCAGTCGCTTAACATTAAAATTTCGCCAAATGAAACCAAAAAGCATAATTTTGAGTTAATAAAGCAAGCATGGCAAAGTGGTATCAAATCTCTTTACTACCACAAAGGTCTGAATGCAGCACAGGAGCTAGCCCGCGGCAATCTCTGTATTGAATGCGAAGCTTAATTAAAATTTACAATAGAGGGATGTAGAATGTATATTATTCACAGTAAACCGGGCTGCCCCTGGTGCGACAGAGCAAAAGAACTGTTGCGCAAGCATAATATTGAATATAAAGAACAAAGCTATAAAACCCCAGCCGAAGTAGCATTATTTAAATCCAACGGCTATAAGACTTTTCCGCAAGTATTTGACGATAATGGCAAGCATATTGGCGGATTTGAAGCTTTGCAAGAGCATCTTAGCCCCGATGATTTTTAAAAACCACGCTCATCATCGCCTCACCATTGCGCTTTAGCCAGTCTTGATATTCTTGCCATTGTGGGCACAGCAAAGCGCAAGTTTGCCAAAATAACTCGCTATGATTCATATGGCGCAAATGCGCTACCTCGTGGGCTATTAAATAGCGCACTATAGGCTCTGGCGCCATCATAATACGCCAGCTAAACGATAAATTGCCCAAGCTACTAGCCGAGCCCCAGCGCGACCGCGTATCTTTAAAACGAACGCGCTTGAAGCTAACGCCTAATTGCTCGCTATATTCATAAATAATAGGCAGCATGATTCGGGCAGCTTGACTGTGATAGAAATCCTGCAAGCGGCGCGGCAAATGCTCCGGCTGGCCGGGTACGTAAATCTCACCAGCACATAAATGGCACAAGCCCCGGCCACCAATATGCACTATTTTATATGGTGCACCCAGATAATATATTATCTTGTCGGGGCCTACTATATTACCCATTTTCTTCAACAATATCGCCAATAATCTGCGTGAGTTTCTGCAAATCACTTATTCCAGACAAACGATGGTCCCCATCTTTTAACAGCGAAAGACTAACATCACAGCCGACCAATCTATGTAGCAAAGCCAGGCTATGCTCTGGCGGCACTACGTTATCTTGCTGGCCTTGCAGGATATAAATTGGCGAATTAATCTCTATTAGCCCATCTAATAAATGATGTTGCTGAGCATCGTCAATAAATTTTTGCGAAAAAGGCACCTTCTCTTCGCCAAAATAAACAACGCCCTGTTCTACAAGCTCACTTTGCTGCTGCTGTGTAAATTTATCGCGCCATAAAATGCTAGTAAAATCCGGCGCCGGAGCCAAAAGCACCAAGGCTTCTGGAGCCTGGCCTATTTTTTGCAACGCCAAACTAGCCAGCAGAGCCAACCAACCACCGCAAGAAGAACCAACCAAAATCATTGGCTTGTCATTATATAATTTATAAATATGCAACACTTCGCTAAGCCAGTCACTTAGCGTGGCCTGCAGAAATTCTTGCCCACCAACAGCAGAAAGACCCACCCCGCTATAGTCAAAACGAATAATACCCAAATTCTTCTGCGCACAAAATTGGCTCAGAAAACTCGCCTTAGTACCACTCATATCTGCCAAATAACCCGGCAACCACAGTAAATTATGCGTGGCCCCCTGGGGCCTGGCAACATCTACCGCTATAGTGCGCCCATCAACAATAATTTTTTCTATCATAACAGCGCTTCCCTATATTGTTTTATTAAAATATAGTTGCTATATATCATAGAATTGAATGATCATAGCACAAAGGAGATATACCATTCGCCGACCAAGTAGTAAAGCTGCAACCGTAAAAAAAGACGGGCCAAACGCAAATCGTGATATTCTAGCAGAGCAAATACAACTGATAGATGTGTCGGGGCAAAATCTAGGGGTAGTGAATACACGCACTGCCATTGCCATGGCAGAAGAAGCCGGGCTAGATTTGGTAGAAATTGTACCAACAGCCACGCCCCCAGTTTGTAAAATAACCGATCTGGGCAAGCTAAAATATCAAACGCAGAAAAAAGCAGCTCTAGCGCGTAAGAATCAGAAAACGGTTGAGGTAAAAGAAATAAAGCTAAGGCCAAATATCGACACCCATGATTATGATGTAAAATTGCGAGCAATCATACGCTTTTTAAGCGAAGGGGATAAGGTCAAGGTTACAATGCGCTTTCGTGGCCGCGAGTTAGCCCACCAGGATTTAGGCGAAAAATTGCTAAACCGCATAATCGAAGATGTGGGTGAAAACTGCAAAATAGAATTTGCCCCCAAAATGGAAGGTCGGCAAATGATAATGATCTTGGCGCCAAAATAATACTTGCAAAATTAGCCTAATTATATTAAAGCTTATACATCACATAGCCGTCGGGCAGGGCATGCCTTGATCGGCTATCTAGCTTAAACTTTCATGAAGATGGAGAGCGAAATGCCCAAAATGAAAACGAAATCATCCGCAAAAAAGCGGTTTAAGATCACGGCAACGGGCCTGGTTAAAGCCGCCGCCGCTGGCAAACGCCATGGCATGATCAAAAGAAGCAATAAATTCATCAGGGATGCGCGCGGCACTATGGTGCTAAGCCCCGTAGATGCGAAGAAAATTACGCATAATTATTTACCAAACGGTTTGTAGAATTTTGGAGCTATATCATGGCAAGAGTTAAACGCGGCGTAACGTCGCACGCAAAACACAAAAAAGTTTTAAAACAAGCTGCTGGCTTTTATGGCCGACGCAAAAATACCATACGCGCAGCAAAAGCAGCCGTAGATAGAGCCAAGCAATATGCCTATCGCGATAGAAAAAATAGAAAACGTACATTCCGTGCTCTATGGATTCAGCGCATCAACGCGGCATGCCGCGAGCATGGCCTGAGCTATGGTCGCTTTATCGATGGTTTAATCAAAGCTGGTATCGAGGTAGATCGCAAGCTACTTTCGCAATTGGCGATAGAAGAACCAGCAAGCTTTACAGCTTTGGTTAATAAATCCCGCGAAGCTCTAGCCTATCTAAAAGAGATAGATGAGTCTGCTTATAATGCGGTGGCGGCTTAAACCCTACTCAGCAATATTATGAGATAGGGCTATGGACAATATAAACGACCTAAAGACGCAATTGCTTAACCGCATAGAAGCTTGTAGCGAGCTTGCACAAGTAGAGCAACAAAAAATTGAGCTTTTAGGTCGCCAGGGCCAGGTTTCCAATTTGTTGAAACAACTGGGGCAAATGAGCCCGGCAGAGCGCCAGATTAACGGCCCAGTATTGAATGATTTAAAGAATCAGATAAATGCTGCGCTTGAAGCAAAGATGGCCTGGTTCAAAAATCAAGCAAAGCAAGAGCTCTTGGCCGCACAGCGAGTAGATATTAGCCTGCCAATGCCGCCATTGCCTCTTACACAGGGCCGACTGCATCCTTTAACCAAAGTTATGGAAGAAGTGAATGCTATCTTCAGCAAAATGGGCTTTGACATCGCCGCTGGCAATGATATCGAAACGGATTATTACAATTTCACAGCGCTGAATTTTCCGCGGAATCATCCTGCACGTACAATGCATGACACGTTTTTTCTAAAAACCAAGGACGCAAAGGGTAACCATAAATTATTGCGCACCCATACTTCGCCAGTACAAATTCACGCTATGCAATGCATGGAGCCGCCGTTGCGCATTATAATTCCTGGCAAGACTTACCGCATGGATTATGACGCCACCCACGCCCCGATGTTTCACCAGCTAGAAGGGTTGGTTATCGATAAACAAGCGAATATGGCAAATCTACGCTGGGTATTAGAGGAATTCTGCAAGCAATTTTTTGAAAGCCCAAACATCAAAATGCGCTTTCGTCCCTCTTTTTTCCCCTTTACCGAACCCTCAATGGAGGTTGATATTAGCTGCACAAATGTCAACAATGGCCAGTGGCTAGAGATTCTTGGCTGCGGCATGGTGCACCCAAATGTGCTGCACAATGGCGGTCCAGCTTTTAGTAATTGCCAAGGCTTTGCGTGGGGCGTGGGCATTGAGCGCCTGGCCATGCTAAAATACGGCATTAGCGATTTACGCGCCTTTTTTGAAGCAGATGTCGAATGGCTTAAGCATTATGGCTTCACAGCACAAGGTAAAATAGCATGAAGTTTACCCTTTCTTGGCTTAAAGAGCATTTAGAAACCGACCATAGAATTGAGCAGATTGCAGAAGCACTCACCCAGCTTGGGCTAGAGGTAGAGAGCATTGATGACAAAGCCTATCTAGCACCCTTAAAAATCGCGCAGATAATCGAAGCCGCTCCGCATCCTAATGCCGATAAGCTGCAATTGCTGCAAGTAGATATTGGCGAGGGCAATCCCTTAAAAATCGTTTGCGGTGCAGCAAATGCTAGGGTGGGCCTTTGTGGCGTCTTGGCGCCGATCGGCACTTATTTACCGCATTTAGGGCTAACTATTCAACTTAGCAAAATTCGCGGCGAAACTAGCCATGGCATGATGTGCTCTGCCGCAGAGCTTGGCTTGCCAAATGACAATGGCGGTATTTTAGAACTGCCAGCAGATGCGCCAATCGGCGAATCTTACGCGAATTATGCCAAATTAAACGACCCGGTAATAGAAATCTCCGTAACGCCGAATCGGTCCGATTGTACAAGCGTCCACGGCATAGCACGCGATTTGGCTGCTTTTGGCCTCGGCAAGTTAAAAGAACTAGCAAACCAGGCGATACCGGACTCTATTCAACAGCGGCTAAATGCGGCTGGCATAAAACCACAAAATAACATTCAAGATTGCTGCAATTATATCGCCCTCGATATCGGTGTACCAATAATAGCATTAAATGCCAATAAATTAAATGGCGATGTTGAGTCTGTTGAGCTCCAAGACGAAGAAGATTTTAACGCGCCAAACGGAAAAACTTATAAATTACCGCCCAAAACTGTGGTGCTTAAGAGCAAAGACGGCATCGAAGCCGTCGGCGGTGTTACCGCTTCTATAAAACATGTTTTTGAACCAACTATGAACAATATATTACTCTGGAGCGAAGACTGGAACCAAGAACCAGTAGCAATAGCGGGGCGGTTATTAGGCATAAATAATGAGCAACGCTATCGCGCAGAGCGTGGCATCGATGGCGAGTTAATCCCCTATGCCTTTCAACAAGCACAACAAATTCTAGGCTGGCAAAGCAAAGAATTAGGGGGACCAAAAAACTCAACCCCCTTCTCAATTCCTTTTGACCCCGATTTAGTAAAACGTTTAACGAGCATAGAAATAGCACACGAAACAATGTATGATATTCTACAAAAGCTCGGCTGCGCCAGAGAAGGCAAGCTTATAACAATCCCTAGCTGGCGCCATGACCTTCACCAACCCGTCGATTTAGTAGAAGAAATTATACGCATCCATGGCCTGGGCAAGCTAGAACCACAGCCCCTACCTCCGGCACAGCCGCGAAAAGAAGGCCAGCCCCCTGTGGTTTTTGCCAAGCATTTGGACCTTAGCCGCCTGGTTAAACATGGTCTAGCCGCCTGCGGCTTTAGCGAAATCCTCTCCTGGTCCTTCATTAGCCATGAGCAAGCAAAAGCTTTTGGCGGCGGGGCAGAAGAGCTGCAATTGCTCAACCCCATCGCCGCAAATATGAGCGACATGCGGCCTTCATTACTGCCCGGCCTTATAAACACCGCAGTTAATAGCGCTGCCCGTGGGCAAAAAGATGTGGCTTTATTTGAACTTTCGCATATTTACAAAAACACAAGCGAAAATGGGCAAGAATTATCTGTGGCTGCCTTGCGGCAAAATCAAGCAAAATTCGGCCAGCAAGCTAGGCATTGGCGCGGCAATGCTGGATTTGTTGATATTTTTGACGCTAAGCAGGACGCTATAAGCATTTTGGATCTTGCTGGCATCAATATAGATAAATTGAGTTTTGAACCCGAAGCGCCAAGTTTTTACCATCCAGGGCGCAGCGGTTTAATAAAATTAGGCCCCAATGTACTAGGCCATTTTGGTGAGTTGCATCCGGATATTTGCGAACTCTTTGCGGTTAAAAACGCTCTTGTCATGTTTGAACTAGATTTAGAAACTATAGCAAAGCTAGCCAGCAATAAAAAAAATACCGCCTATACACCGCAATTACAGCAAAATATCTATCGTGATCTTGCCTTTGTGGTAGAAGAGAGCGTAGAAGCGGCAAAATTGCAAAAAGCGGCCGCAAATGCCGATAAATTAATTACCAAAATTAATGTTTTTGATGTTTTTACGGGCTCGCCAATCGAACCAGGCATGAAGTCTGTTGGACTAGAGCTAAAAATTAGCCCAGCCCAGCCGCTAGCTGCTGCACAGATTGAAGCTATCTGTAGCAAGGTAATAGAAGCCATATATAAACAAACTGGCGCGCAATTACGCTCATGACTAAAAAAAAGGCTGCACCCGGAGTTAAAGAGTGCAGCAATTTAAAGTGATAAGAGAGTTAAAATGTTAAAAATAAACATTTGAAATATAGCTAGCTTACATGCTCTTTCTCGAAAAAAGAGCCCCCGCATAGCGGGAGCCAATAATGGAAAGATAATTGAATGATCTTCAAACAATAGAACATATAGTTTCTAACTATATCCTAACTATTACTCTATACTAGTTTTATTACTTTGTCAAGCAATTTTATACAATTTGTAACAATTCTGTATAAACCTTTGTGAGAGCCTCTAACTCAGGCAATGGCACATTTTCATTGGGCTTATGCATAAGCCCACCGCACAGGCCAAACTCTACAACTGGGCAGTAATTTTTTATAAAACGCGCATCAGAAGTGCCGCCGCCAGTATCAAGCCGTGCACTAATTCCGGTAGTTTTTTTTATAATCTCTTGTAGCGTAGTGGCTAATTTCGGTTCTGGCAGTAAAAAACTCTCGCTCGCGCCATCTACCCAATCTAACTCTATATCTGGATCTTTTGGTAGGCTTTCCGCAATTCGCGCTTTTAAAGATTCGAGCGTCCATAAATCATTAAATCTAATGTTAAAGCGCGCAAATCCAAAAGCTGGTATAACATTATCCGAATTGCTTGACGAAACTAGTTGCGTAACCTCTAAATTGGAAGCTTGGAAATTTTCGCTGCCTTGATCTAACTGCAATGACAGCAATTTAGATATACAATTGGCAAGCTTATGCGCTCCATTAACAGCCAAATGCGGATAAGCGACATGGCCGCCCACGCCTTGCACATGCAAAACGCCATTCAAGCTACCACGCCGGCCAATCTTAATAGTGTCACCAAATTGCTCGCCGCAAGTGGGCTCGCCAACTAGCGCAAAGTCCCATTTTTCACCTTGCTGCGCCACATGCTGCAATAATTTAACCGTGCCGTCCAAAGCCGGGCCTTCTTCATCTGCCGTTATAGCTAGAGAAATTGTGGCATCTATTTCGCCAGCGCGAGCCAAAGCCGAGATAAAGCAGGCTATAGCGCCCTTCATATCCTGCGCGCCGCGACCATAAATCCTCCCGCCCTCAATAATACCAGAAAATGGCGCATGGCTCCAACTAGCAGGCGCGCCAGGCGACACTACGTCACTATGCCCAGAAAATAACAGATGCCGGCCCTTACCCCCAGGGCGGCTAGCATAAAGATTCGCCACAGCTTCGAATGGCAAATGCTGAATAGTAAAGCCCAGCGGCTCTAGGCACTCGGCTATAAATTGCTGTGCTCCCGCTTCGATTGGCGTAACCGAAGGACATCGCAATAATTCTTGTAGGACAAAAAGTGGATTTTTTAGCTCTTCTATAGTAATTTTATTTGACATGTTACTCTTTACTCTTTTATATTAACATTATGTACCGTAAAGTAGAATTTATCCTTATCACAATTCTAGGTAGTTTTATAGAGTTTTTTGACTTCACTGTCTATAACTTTTTTTCAGCCCAGATTGCGGCGGCGATTTTTCCGCATAAAAGCGCCTATATTTCTATGCTACTTGCCTTTAGTATTTTTGCTTTGGGTTTTGTAATTCGCCCACTAGGCGGCATAATTCTGGGCTATATAGCAGATAAAAAAAGCCGTACTTTGGCACTATATTGGTCAATGATGTTAATGGCAGCAGCAAATTTGCTGCTATGTTGTCTACCAAGCTTCGCGATGATAGGCACAGCAGCGCCGGTATTACTGGTTTTGGCGCGCCTTTGCCAAGGCTTTGCTACTGGCGGTGAGTCAAGCGTGGCCTCTAGCTTACTAATCGAGGCTGGGTACAGGCCGGGGCTCTTTCTGAGTTTTCAATTTATGGCTCAAGGTTTGAGTAGCTTTTTGGGCGCTGCTTTTGCCGCGGGCCTAAACATCTGGCTTAGCCACCAGCAGCTCTATGATTGGGGCTGGCGCTTGCCATTTTTGGCAGGGCTGTGTCTAACGCCCTTGGCGCTGATGCTGCGTCGCTATAGCTATATGCAGGCAGATAAACGCCCAGACACCACTGAAAAAACCCAATTAAAGCAATATTGGGGTCAGATTTTCTTGAGCATTATGAGCATATTACCGACTAGCGTGGCGATTTACTGTATGGTATTTTATATGCCACATTTTTTAAATCAAATTGGCTTTAAGAATGCTGGCGCCAATTTTCTTATCACCAGCTATGCAGGTTTGTTTATGGCTTTTGGTGCGCTGCTGGGCGGCCTGTTTTGCGATAGGGTACAGCGACAAAAAGCGCTGATTGTTTATTTGCTCGGCGCAATTGCTGGCTTGGCCTATATCAGCTTTACTACTTTAGCAGCGGCCAATTCACTTTGCTTTATTAGCAGCTACCTACTCTGCGTAACCCATATTGGTATGCTGATGACGGTGAGCGGTTTATTTATTCTGCAGGTTTTTCCAACACAAATCAGAGCCAGGAGCAACGCTATATCCTACTGCATTGGCGTGGCTCTTTTTGGCGGCACCACCAATATGGCTATAACCGCCCTGCAGCATTATTATCACAATAATTACATGGCCTTTTACTATTTATTGCTAGCACTCACCATAGGCGCCGTAGTCTTTCTTGTCTTTCCTAAAGCAGAGCCTTATGGCACCAAATAATGCGCGTCCCATTGGTCACGCGGGACTTTTTCGCCCAGACGATAATCAAATTTAACTATACCAAGATGATCTGCAGTACCTAAGCAGAAAAAGCTAAAATGGTACCATTTGCCGCGCGCCCGAAAAGCTGCACCCTTAGCGTTTATAGTGTCTTTGGTCGTTATGGGGTCAGCAAAAGCATAGGCTATAGCTTTATCTGGCGAGAATTTGGTAGATTTTGCAATAGCTTCCATCGCTTCGATATCACAGCGCTGCTCAAGCCGCGTTTGCGGGTCTAACCGCTTCAACTCTTCACGCAAAAGCGGGCTCATCGCATTAGCCACAGAGCCCGCAAGAAAAGAAGGCACTAAAATTACCATAGCATACCAAATTCTAACCTGCATAATTCTTCCTATAAACTAACTAAAACTTATCTAGTACTAGCAGATATAGAAACTGATGGCAAGGCTCAAAGCCACAAGAAATCGGCAAAACCCGAACAGCAGGCCCTATTTGCTGTCCAGGCTACTAGCCTTGTGCTATGCTGCGTCTATATTTGGGATACGCAACATTTGACCCGGAAAAATATCGTCGGGCGAGCTTAGCATAGGCTTGTTGGCTTCAAAGATAACTTTATATTTGTCGCCATTGGCAGCGCCATAAACCGACTCTGCTATTTGCCATAGGCTATCACCACGCTTAACCTCATAAAATCGGCTGTTTTTTCCGCCCATGCTAGTATTATTGTTTTGCACTTTGAGCTCACTAGCGTTAACATGAGAAATGCCTAGCAAATTGCCAACAGCCAGCACAGCTTTTTCTAACGATGCTTGGTCAGTTACCTCGCCGCTCAAAAGCGCCTTGTCGCCATCTACCTTTACATTAACATTTTCTGTACCGATATTATATTTGTCTAAATGCTTTTTAACATTATCTGCGACAACTTGTTGGCCTATATTCGAGGCTGCGCTTTTGGCTGTATCACCCATATCGTTTAAAAGCCTGTGCCCGGCTTCTTTCACAAAGTCAAATAGTCCCATCTTCTTTCTCCTTATTCTGTATTTAGCTAATTAACTAAAACGCCTTACAGCCCTAGGAGTTGCTATTAAAGATGAGTAAAAAATTCTCGCATACGATTGAAAAACCCAGAGCTTGTAGGGCTATTTTCGCTCTTCGACAATTTTTCAAATTGTTGCAAGAGCTCGCGCTGCTTGGCATTAAGGTTTTGCGGCGTTTCAATCTGAAGCAGAATGTACAAATCGCCGTAGCCAGATTTTTGCAAAACCGGCATACCCTCGCCGCTCAGGCGTAGTTTTTTGCCATTTTGTGCGCCAACAGGTATCTTTACCTCATGCTGCTTGCCGCTAAGGCTAGTAACGCTAATAGTGCCGCCCAGTGCCGCCTTGGTCATGCTAATTGGCACGCGACAATATAAATCGGCATTTTCTCGCTGGAATAGCTCATGCTCTTTTACCGTTAGAAAAATATATAAATCACCACTTGGCCCACCAAAAAGCCCTGCTTCGCCCTCATTGCTAAGCCGCAACCGCGTATCCGTGTCTACACCTTTTGGAATGCGCACATTAATCTGGCGATGTTTTTCTACCCGGCCAGCACCGCCGCATTTCTTGCATGGATTTGCCACAATTTCTCCGCGGCCATGGCAAGTAGAACAAGTGCGCTCTATGGCAAAAAAGCCCTGCCTTATCCGCTCGCGGCCAGCACCATGGCATTGCGGGCAGGTCTGCGGCGCTGTGCCATCTTGCGCTCCCGAGCCATTGCATTCGTCGCATTGCGTGGCCGCTTTAATGTCAATTTGCTTTTCTAGCCCACTATAGGCCTCGGCCAGGCTGATAGTCATATTATAGCGCAGATCAGAGCCGCGCTGGCGTGGGTCGGCCTGGGCCGACATGCCCCCCCCCATAATATCGCCAAACATGTCGCTGAAAATATCGGCAAAGCCACCAAAAGGGCTGCCCCCCATATCGCCAAACGGATTCTGCCCACCGGCGCCTCCTGCAAAAGCGTCATGGCCATAGCGGTCATAAGCGGCGCGTTTTTGTGGGTCGCGCAATATTTCATAGGCTTCGCCTAATTCTTTGAATTTTTGTTCTGCCTCGATATTACCCGGATTTTTATCGGGGTGATACTGCATGGCTAATTTGCGAAATGCAGTTTTTATTGTTTTATCGTCGCAATCGCGAGCTACACCTAATACTTCGTAATAATCTATTTTCATTTTCTATCTAAGGGTAAAATGAAGGGGCAGCAGGGAGACCACGCCCCCCGCTGCAGTTAATTTTATTATTTTTTATGGTCTACTTCTTCAAACTCAGCATCCACTACATCTTTTGGATTGTCATGAGCATGCCCAGCATCGCCATGTGCCTCTGCATTCGCCTTGCTAGATTCGTAGATAGCTTGGCCCAGCTTCATACTAGCTTGCTCAAGTTCTGCGGTTTTGCTAGCAATCTTATCTACATTATCCGATTGTAGCGCTTCTTGCAATTCAGAAATTGCAGTTTTAATCGCTTCTCTATCTTCTTCGCCCAGCTTTTCACCATGCTCTTTTAATGATTTTTCGCTAGAATGGACCAAGGATTCACCGTGATTTCTTGCCTCAACCAACGCTTTGCGCTGCTTATCTGCCTCGGCATTTTGCTCGGCATCCTTTACCATTTTTTGAATATCGGCTTCTGACAAGCCACCAGAAGCCTGGATTTGCACCTGATGCTCCTTGCCTGTGCCCTTATCTTTTGCCGAGACATTTACTATACCATTAGCGTCGATATCAAAGGTAACCTCGATTTGCGGCACGCCGCGCGGTGCTGGCGCAATTCCCACCAGGTCAAACTGTGCCAAAAGCTTATTGTCCGCAGCCATTTCGCGCTCGCCCTGCGATACACGAATCGTAACTGCCGACTGGCTATCTTCTGCGGTAGAGAAAGTTTGCGATTTTTTCGTTGGTATCGTCGTATTGCGCTC encodes the following:
- a CDS encoding MFS transporter: MYRKVEFILITILGSFIEFFDFTVYNFFSAQIAAAIFPHKSAYISMLLAFSIFALGFVIRPLGGIILGYIADKKSRTLALYWSMMLMAAANLLLCCLPSFAMIGTAAPVLLVLARLCQGFATGGESSVASSLLIEAGYRPGLFLSFQFMAQGLSSFLGAAFAAGLNIWLSHQQLYDWGWRLPFLAGLCLTPLALMLRRYSYMQADKRPDTTEKTQLKQYWGQIFLSIMSILPTSVAIYCMVFYMPHFLNQIGFKNAGANFLITSYAGLFMAFGALLGGLFCDRVQRQKALIVYLLGAIAGLAYISFTTLAAANSLCFISSYLLCVTHIGMLMTVSGLFILQVFPTQIRARSNAISYCIGVALFGGTTNMAITALQHYYHNNYMAFYYLLLALTIGAVVFLVFPKAEPYGTK
- the ytpR gene encoding YtpR family tRNA-binding protein, which translates into the protein MKFTLSWLKEHLETDHRIEQIAEALTQLGLEVESIDDKAYLAPLKIAQIIEAAPHPNADKLQLLQVDIGEGNPLKIVCGAANARVGLCGVLAPIGTYLPHLGLTIQLSKIRGETSHGMMCSAAELGLPNDNGGILELPADAPIGESYANYAKLNDPVIEISVTPNRSDCTSVHGIARDLAAFGLGKLKELANQAIPDSIQQRLNAAGIKPQNNIQDCCNYIALDIGVPIIALNANKLNGDVESVELQDEEDFNAPNGKTYKLPPKTVVLKSKDGIEAVGGVTASIKHVFEPTMNNILLWSEDWNQEPVAIAGRLLGINNEQRYRAERGIDGELIPYAFQQAQQILGWQSKELGGPKNSTPFSIPFDPDLVKRLTSIEIAHETMYDILQKLGCAREGKLITIPSWRHDLHQPVDLVEEIIRIHGLGKLEPQPLPPAQPRKEGQPPVVFAKHLDLSRLVKHGLAACGFSEILSWSFISHEQAKAFGGGAEELQLLNPIAANMSDMRPSLLPGLINTAVNSAARGQKDVALFELSHIYKNTSENGQELSVAALRQNQAKFGQQARHWRGNAGFVDIFDAKQDAISILDLAGINIDKLSFEPEAPSFYHPGRSGLIKLGPNVLGHFGELHPDICELFAVKNALVMFELDLETIAKLASNKKNTAYTPQLQQNIYRDLAFVVEESVEAAKLQKAAANADKLITKINVFDVFTGSPIEPGMKSVGLELKISPAQPLAAAQIEAICSKVIEAIYKQTGAQLRS
- the lysM gene encoding peptidoglycan-binding protein LysM — encoded protein: MGLFDFVKEAGHRLLNDMGDTAKSAASNIGQQVVADNVKKHLDKYNIGTENVNVKVDGDKALLSGEVTDQASLEKAVLAVGNLLGISHVNASELKVQNNNTSMGGKNSRFYEVKRGDSLWQIAESVYGAANGDKYKVIFEANKPMLSSPDDIFPGQMLRIPNIDAA
- the dapE gene encoding succinyl-diaminopimelate desuccinylase; translated protein: MSNKITIEELKNPLFVLQELLRCPSVTPIEAGAQQFIAECLEPLGFTIQHLPFEAVANLYASRPGGKGRHLLFSGHSDVVSPGAPASWSHAPFSGIIEGGRIYGRGAQDMKGAIACFISALARAGEIDATISLAITADEEGPALDGTVKLLQHVAQQGEKWDFALVGEPTCGEQFGDTIKIGRRGSLNGVLHVQGVGGHVAYPHLAVNGAHKLANCISKLLSLQLDQGSENFQASNLEVTQLVSSSNSDNVIPAFGFARFNIRFNDLWTLESLKARIAESLPKDPDIELDWVDGASESFLLPEPKLATTLQEIIKKTTGISARLDTGGGTSDARFIKNYCPVVEFGLCGGLMHKPNENVPLPELEALTKVYTELLQIV
- a CDS encoding DUF930 domain-containing protein produces the protein MQVRIWYAMVILVPSFLAGSVANAMSPLLREELKRLDPQTRLEQRCDIEAMEAIAKSTKFSPDKAIAYAFADPITTKDTINAKGAAFRARGKWYHFSFFCLGTADHLGIVKFDYRLGEKVPRDQWDAHYLVP
- the dnaJ gene encoding molecular chaperone DnaJ, which translates into the protein MKIDYYEVLGVARDCDDKTIKTAFRKLAMQYHPDKNPGNIEAEQKFKELGEAYEILRDPQKRAAYDRYGHDAFAGGAGGQNPFGDMGGSPFGGFADIFSDMFGDIMGGGMSAQADPRQRGSDLRYNMTISLAEAYSGLEKQIDIKAATQCDECNGSGAQDGTAPQTCPQCHGAGRERIRQGFFAIERTCSTCHGRGEIVANPCKKCGGAGRVEKHRQINVRIPKGVDTDTRLRLSNEGEAGLFGGPSGDLYIFLTVKEHELFQRENADLYCRVPISMTKAALGGTISVTSLSGKQHEVKIPVGAQNGKKLRLSGEGMPVLQKSGYGDLYILLQIETPQNLNAKQRELLQQFEKLSKSENSPTSSGFFNRMREFFTHL